One window from the genome of Diospyros lotus cultivar Yz01 chromosome 11, ASM1463336v1, whole genome shotgun sequence encodes:
- the LOC127813301 gene encoding endoglucanase 16 isoform X1, which yields MGFSMGQWTAACIVAWLALFGGSFLPVNGDFDYKDALTKSLIFLEAQRSGKLPPNHQPAWRGDSALNDGKLANVDLVGGYYDAGDNVKYGFPMAFTVTTLSWAADFYESELKATGEYENVQAAIRWGTDYFLKASSKRNRLFVEVGNPAQDHECWMSPEHMQTPRTVLQIDENTPGTEIAAETTAALAASSIVFRKTDRDYSRQLLNKAKSLFEFAKAHKGTYDGECPFYCSFSGYQDELLWAATWLYFASRKPVYLEYIEEESISAQVSEFSWDLKYAGAQVLLSKLYLEGHKSLSSFKQQADGFICSVLPDSPYHQVYISPGGLVHLRDGANSQYVTGTALLFSVYGDLLAKHNQKVTCGNKQFSSAHLIDFGKKQMDYLLGKNPRGRSYMVGFGKNPPTQPHHRGSSVPNHMASQQNVNCPMSFVYWYNKDVPNANELTGAIVGGPDRYDNFEDLRWKSAMTEPTTYTNSLAVGVLARLAAHKH from the exons ATGGGATTCTCTATGGGACAATGGACCGCAGCCTGCATTGTCGCGTGGCTGGCCCTCTTTGGAGGAAGCTTTCTTCCTGTTAATGGCGATTTTGATTACAAAGACGCGCTCACCAAGTCCCTCATTTTTCTTGAGGCGCAGAGATCCGGGAAGCTCCCTCCCAACCACCAGCCTGCTTGGAGAGGCGACTCTGCTCTCAACGACGGCAAGCTTGCcaat GTGGATCTCGTCGGAGGATACTACGACGCCGGAGACAACGTCAAGTACGGGTTTCCGATGGCGTTCACCGTCACGACCCTGTCCTGGGCTGCTGATTTCTATGAATCAGAGCTCAAAGCAACCGGGGAGTATGAAAATGTTCAGGCCGCCATCCGCTGGGGCACCGATTATTTTCTTAAAGCCAGTTCGAAGCGCAACCGGCTCTTCGTCGAG GTAGGGAATCCGGCGCAAGATCACGAGTGTTGGATGAGCCCCGAGCACATGCAAACGCCGAGAACGGTGCTGCAAATTGACGAGAACACGCCGGGAACGGAGATCGCCGCCGAAACTACTGCGGCGTTGGCCGCTTCTTCCATCGTCTTTCGCAAAACCGATCGCGACTATTCTCGACAGCTCCTCAACAAAGCCAAATCA CTTTTCGAGTTTGCCAAAGCGCATAAAGGAACTTACGATGGAGAATGCCCCTTCTACTGTTCTTTCTCTGGCTATCAG GACGAGCTATTGTGGGCGGCAACATGGCTATACTTCGCCTCCAGGAAGCCCGTATATTTAGAGTACATAGAGGAGGAGTCAATCAGTGCACAGGTATCCGAGTTTAGCTGGGACCTCAAATATGCTGGAGCCCAAGTTCTCCTTTCCAAA TTGTATTTGGAAGGGCACAAGAGTTTAAGTAGCTTCAAGCAGCAAGCTGACGGTTTCATTTGTTCAGTGCTCCCTGATAGTCCCTACCACCAGGTTTACATCTCtccag GCGGTTTGGTTCACCTAAGAGACGGAGCCAATTCCCAATATGTGACAGGCACAGCTTTGCTTTTTAGTGTGTATGGTGATCTCTTGGCCAAACACAACCAAAAGGTCACCTGTGGGAACAAACAGTTCAGCTCAGCCCACCTCATAGATTTCGGCAAGAAACAG ATGGATTATCTACTAGGGAAAAACCCTAGGGGAAGATCATACATGGTTGGCTTTGGGAAGAACCCACCAACACAACCACACCACAGAGGATCTTCTGTTCCCAATCATATGGCGAGCCAGCAGAATGTGAACTGCCCAATGAGTTTCGTTTACTGGTACAACAAAGATGTTCCAAACGCCAATGAGCTGACAGGCGCCATTGTCGGGGGTCCGGACCGATACGACAACTTTGAAGACCTGCGCTGGAAGTCAGCCATGACAGAGCCAACAACCTACACCAATTCTTTGGCAGTGGGTGTGCTTGCAAGGCTTGCTGCCCACAAGCACTGA
- the LOC127813301 gene encoding endoglucanase 16 isoform X2, with product MAFTVTTLSWAADFYESELKATGEYENVQAAIRWGTDYFLKASSKRNRLFVEVGNPAQDHECWMSPEHMQTPRTVLQIDENTPGTEIAAETTAALAASSIVFRKTDRDYSRQLLNKAKSLFEFAKAHKGTYDGECPFYCSFSGYQDELLWAATWLYFASRKPVYLEYIEEESISAQVSEFSWDLKYAGAQVLLSKLYLEGHKSLSSFKQQADGFICSVLPDSPYHQVYISPGGLVHLRDGANSQYVTGTALLFSVYGDLLAKHNQKVTCGNKQFSSAHLIDFGKKQMDYLLGKNPRGRSYMVGFGKNPPTQPHHRGSSVPNHMASQQNVNCPMSFVYWYNKDVPNANELTGAIVGGPDRYDNFEDLRWKSAMTEPTTYTNSLAVGVLARLAAHKH from the exons ATGGCGTTCACCGTCACGACCCTGTCCTGGGCTGCTGATTTCTATGAATCAGAGCTCAAAGCAACCGGGGAGTATGAAAATGTTCAGGCCGCCATCCGCTGGGGCACCGATTATTTTCTTAAAGCCAGTTCGAAGCGCAACCGGCTCTTCGTCGAG GTAGGGAATCCGGCGCAAGATCACGAGTGTTGGATGAGCCCCGAGCACATGCAAACGCCGAGAACGGTGCTGCAAATTGACGAGAACACGCCGGGAACGGAGATCGCCGCCGAAACTACTGCGGCGTTGGCCGCTTCTTCCATCGTCTTTCGCAAAACCGATCGCGACTATTCTCGACAGCTCCTCAACAAAGCCAAATCA CTTTTCGAGTTTGCCAAAGCGCATAAAGGAACTTACGATGGAGAATGCCCCTTCTACTGTTCTTTCTCTGGCTATCAG GACGAGCTATTGTGGGCGGCAACATGGCTATACTTCGCCTCCAGGAAGCCCGTATATTTAGAGTACATAGAGGAGGAGTCAATCAGTGCACAGGTATCCGAGTTTAGCTGGGACCTCAAATATGCTGGAGCCCAAGTTCTCCTTTCCAAA TTGTATTTGGAAGGGCACAAGAGTTTAAGTAGCTTCAAGCAGCAAGCTGACGGTTTCATTTGTTCAGTGCTCCCTGATAGTCCCTACCACCAGGTTTACATCTCtccag GCGGTTTGGTTCACCTAAGAGACGGAGCCAATTCCCAATATGTGACAGGCACAGCTTTGCTTTTTAGTGTGTATGGTGATCTCTTGGCCAAACACAACCAAAAGGTCACCTGTGGGAACAAACAGTTCAGCTCAGCCCACCTCATAGATTTCGGCAAGAAACAG ATGGATTATCTACTAGGGAAAAACCCTAGGGGAAGATCATACATGGTTGGCTTTGGGAAGAACCCACCAACACAACCACACCACAGAGGATCTTCTGTTCCCAATCATATGGCGAGCCAGCAGAATGTGAACTGCCCAATGAGTTTCGTTTACTGGTACAACAAAGATGTTCCAAACGCCAATGAGCTGACAGGCGCCATTGTCGGGGGTCCGGACCGATACGACAACTTTGAAGACCTGCGCTGGAAGTCAGCCATGACAGAGCCAACAACCTACACCAATTCTTTGGCAGTGGGTGTGCTTGCAAGGCTTGCTGCCCACAAGCACTGA